From Nematostella vectensis chromosome 14, jaNemVect1.1, whole genome shotgun sequence, a single genomic window includes:
- the LOC5504752 gene encoding fatty acid amide hydrolase isoform X2 yields the protein MLLEASVVAGLSTIWFILDILLPGNKKYQVRKPRKAEEPVEYNLTIANVPRFSGIIMRILKWLPRTGLKSILAWSTMRKTNLTLLREIEIPDFPTVIPVPLPSWKPVPVEDRQVELEGLIKPSKARNGSFQYVTISDLISAFRSGKTTPLEVVQRILDAMREFDAMNPPLLAITQCHREEVLKLAKASTERYAQGKSLSIFDGIPVAFKEEYSVVSYRRREGTTFMGDKPCDRDAVVVKKLRDGGAVIIGMTNMHEIGIGVTGSNVNRLHGTPRNPHNVHHYTGGSSSGSAAAVAAGLCVVGLGTDGGGSIRIPSSACGVVGVKATFNRITKAGLTDLSLSGSVGHAGPICNSVRDAAITYAYLAGPDPQDTMSLNQPVVSLQDFEQTNMDGVTIAVDWRFFEDTDKEVFGCCQEALRYLESRGATVVSIQIPELEEARVAHIVTILTEFATGMEPFYKKHYYDMNPDTVMSLSLGRMLTAFDYYQAQKQRTRMMQFLEDFFQEQKIDCIITPALGIKVPKIPSGAISHGEANTPQMSAMMRFMQLGNLTGVPCMTLPVGYDGNGLPISLQVMSGWWQEHKMLRVAHACENVLEKKQPQVYRDMLQ from the exons ATGCTGCTAGAAGCTAGTGTGGTTGCCGGGCTCAGCACAATTTGGTTTATCCTGGATATCTTGCTGCCTGGTAACAAGAAGTATCAAGTCAGGAAACCAAGGAAGGCAGAAGAACCAGTTGAATATAACCTTACCATTGCA AATGTGCCAAGATTCAGTGGGATAATCATGAGAATTCTTAAATGGCTTCCTAGAACT GGATTAAAGTCCATACTTGCTTGGTCAACAATGAG AAAAACAAATCTTACCCTACTGAGAGAAATTGAAATTCCTGACTTCCCAACTGTGATCCCAGTACCATTGCCATCGTGGAAACCTGTACCAGTAGAAGACAGACAGGTTGAGTTGGAGGGACTCATTAAACCAAG caaAGCAAGGAATGGCTCTTTTCAGTATGTCACGATTTCAGATCTCATTTCTGCCTTCAG GTCTGGTAAAACAACTCCTCTTGAGGTTGTTCAGAGGATCCTTGATGCCATGAGAGAGTTTGATGCCATGAACCCACCCTTACTGGCAATCACACAGTGCCACAGGGAAGAAGTGCTAAAG CTGGCCAAGGCTTCTACGGAGCGATATGCTCAAGGAAAAAGTCTTTCCATATTTGATGGAATTCCTGTGGCTTTCAAAGAGGAGTACAGTGTG GTCTCATACCGTCGTCGTGAGGGGACAACTTTCATGGGTGATAAACCTTGTGATAGAGATGCAGTTGTTGTCAAGAAATTACGGGATGGTGGAGCTGTCATTATTGGCATGACAAACATGCACGAGATTGGCATAGGTGTGACTGGCAGCAACGTCAATAG ACTGCATGGCACTCCAAGAAATCCCCACAATGTTCATCACTATACGGGCGGCAGCTCAAGCGGATCTGCGGCTGCAGTTGCTGCAG GATTGTGTGTGGTTGGGCTTGGTACAGATGGTGGTGGGTCTATCCGCATACCCTCGTCAGCATGCGGAGTGGTGGGTGTAAAAG CGACATTTAATCGGATCACCAAAGCTGGTTTAACTGATTTGTCACTAAGTGGCTCTGTGGGCCATGCAG GTCCTATATGCAATTCTGTGAGAGATGCGGCTATAACTTACG CCTATCTCGCGGGCCCAGATCCTCAAGATACAATGA GTTTAAACCAGCCTGTCGTATCACTGCAAGACTTTGAGCAAACCAATATGGACGGAGTTACCATAGCTGTCGACTGGAGGTTTTTTGAG GACACAGATAAAGAGGTGTTTGGGTGTTGTCAAGAAG CTCTGCGATACCTCGAGTCGCGTGGTGCGACTGTCGTCAGCATACAGATACCTGAGCTAGAG GAAGCGCGTGTCGCACACATCGTTACAATCCTGACGGAATTCGCCACAGGGATGGAGCCATTTTACAAGAAACACTACTACGACATG AATCCAGACACAGTGATGTCACTTTCTCTCGGTCGAATGCTGACAGCCTTTGACTACTACCAG GCTCAGAAGCAGAGAACCCGAATGATGCAGTTCCTGGAAGACTTTTTCCAAGAACAGAAAATCGACTGCATAATTACACCAG CGTTAGGTATAAAAGTTCCCAAGATTCCTAGCGGTGCAATTTCGCACGGTGAAGCAAACACACCTCAGATGTCTGCGATGATGAG GTTCATGCAGCTGGGCAATCTGACAGGCGTTCCTTGCATGACCTTGCCCGTTGGTTACGATGGCAACGGCCTACCCATCAGCCTTCAGGTGATGAGCGGATGGTGGCAGGAGCACAAGATGCTAcgtgttgcgcatgcgtgtgAAAATGTTCTCGAGAAAAAGCAACCACAGGTTTACCGTGATATGCTGCAGTAG
- the LOC5504752 gene encoding fatty acid amide hydrolase isoform X1, which produces MRILKWLPRTGLKSILAWSTMRKTNLTLLREIEIPDFPTVIPVPLPSWKPVPVEDRQVELEGLIKPSKARNGSFQYVTISDLISAFRSGKTTPLEVVQRILDAMREFDAMNPPLLAITQCHREEVLKLAKASTERYAQGKSLSIFDGIPVAFKEEYSVVSYRRREGTTFMGDKPCDRDAVVVKKLRDGGAVIIGMTNMHEIGIGVTGSNVNRLHGTPRNPHNVHHYTGGSSSGSAAAVAAGLCVVGLGTDGGGSIRIPSSACGVVGVKATFNRITKAGLTDLSLSGSVGHAGPICNSVRDAAITYAYLAGPDPQDTMSLNQPVVSLQDFEQTNMDGVTIAVDWRFFEDTDKEVFGCCQEALRYLESRGATVVSIQIPELEEARVAHIVTILTEFATGMEPFYKKHYYDMNPDTVMSLSLGRMLTAFDYYQAQKQRTRMMQFLEDFFQEQKIDCIITPALGIKVPKIPSGAISHGEANTPQMSAMMRFMQLGNLTGVPCMTLPVGYDGNGLPISLQVMSGWWQEHKMLRVAHACENVLEKKQPQVYRDMLQ; this is translated from the exons ATGAGAATTCTTAAATGGCTTCCTAGAACT GGATTAAAGTCCATACTTGCTTGGTCAACAATGAG AAAAACAAATCTTACCCTACTGAGAGAAATTGAAATTCCTGACTTCCCAACTGTGATCCCAGTACCATTGCCATCGTGGAAACCTGTACCAGTAGAAGACAGACAGGTTGAGTTGGAGGGACTCATTAAACCAAG caaAGCAAGGAATGGCTCTTTTCAGTATGTCACGATTTCAGATCTCATTTCTGCCTTCAG GTCTGGTAAAACAACTCCTCTTGAGGTTGTTCAGAGGATCCTTGATGCCATGAGAGAGTTTGATGCCATGAACCCACCCTTACTGGCAATCACACAGTGCCACAGGGAAGAAGTGCTAAAG CTGGCCAAGGCTTCTACGGAGCGATATGCTCAAGGAAAAAGTCTTTCCATATTTGATGGAATTCCTGTGGCTTTCAAAGAGGAGTACAGTGTG GTCTCATACCGTCGTCGTGAGGGGACAACTTTCATGGGTGATAAACCTTGTGATAGAGATGCAGTTGTTGTCAAGAAATTACGGGATGGTGGAGCTGTCATTATTGGCATGACAAACATGCACGAGATTGGCATAGGTGTGACTGGCAGCAACGTCAATAG ACTGCATGGCACTCCAAGAAATCCCCACAATGTTCATCACTATACGGGCGGCAGCTCAAGCGGATCTGCGGCTGCAGTTGCTGCAG GATTGTGTGTGGTTGGGCTTGGTACAGATGGTGGTGGGTCTATCCGCATACCCTCGTCAGCATGCGGAGTGGTGGGTGTAAAAG CGACATTTAATCGGATCACCAAAGCTGGTTTAACTGATTTGTCACTAAGTGGCTCTGTGGGCCATGCAG GTCCTATATGCAATTCTGTGAGAGATGCGGCTATAACTTACG CCTATCTCGCGGGCCCAGATCCTCAAGATACAATGA GTTTAAACCAGCCTGTCGTATCACTGCAAGACTTTGAGCAAACCAATATGGACGGAGTTACCATAGCTGTCGACTGGAGGTTTTTTGAG GACACAGATAAAGAGGTGTTTGGGTGTTGTCAAGAAG CTCTGCGATACCTCGAGTCGCGTGGTGCGACTGTCGTCAGCATACAGATACCTGAGCTAGAG GAAGCGCGTGTCGCACACATCGTTACAATCCTGACGGAATTCGCCACAGGGATGGAGCCATTTTACAAGAAACACTACTACGACATG AATCCAGACACAGTGATGTCACTTTCTCTCGGTCGAATGCTGACAGCCTTTGACTACTACCAG GCTCAGAAGCAGAGAACCCGAATGATGCAGTTCCTGGAAGACTTTTTCCAAGAACAGAAAATCGACTGCATAATTACACCAG CGTTAGGTATAAAAGTTCCCAAGATTCCTAGCGGTGCAATTTCGCACGGTGAAGCAAACACACCTCAGATGTCTGCGATGATGAG GTTCATGCAGCTGGGCAATCTGACAGGCGTTCCTTGCATGACCTTGCCCGTTGGTTACGATGGCAACGGCCTACCCATCAGCCTTCAGGTGATGAGCGGATGGTGGCAGGAGCACAAGATGCTAcgtgttgcgcatgcgtgtgAAAATGTTCTCGAGAAAAAGCAACCACAGGTTTACCGTGATATGCTGCAGTAG